The Cryptosporangium aurantiacum genome has a window encoding:
- a CDS encoding acyl-CoA dehydrogenase family protein: protein MTIRDAVRSFINDEVIPAEPALAAAGGGEPLDGLRASAKKQGLWALGHPAELGGGGLSFREFVLVNEIIGRSRWGQLALGTVSMQDSIMLHRFATEQQQARWLNPLVAGEIMPSVGMTEPEVAGSDPTLIRATARLDGDEWVIDAHKWFTTGASVAAFTTVFVRTEPDDAPPHRALSAIIVPKGTPGFEIVRVVPTMGGTSGDHCELRLTGVRVPRENLLGERGGGFAVAQVRLGPGRIFHAMRWLGQAQRAFELMLDRAGTRYAHGSVLGEKGEIQRYIAESAAEIQAARLLVLDAADAYDADGRARDQIAIAKFWVARVLHEVIDRAIQVHGALGVTGDTPLEEMYREARYARIYDGPDEVHRMTVARRLLADPSRAPWLRTDRTDAADGTGGAGSAG from the coding sequence GTGACCATCCGCGACGCGGTCCGATCGTTCATCAACGACGAAGTCATCCCCGCCGAGCCCGCGCTCGCCGCGGCCGGCGGCGGCGAACCCCTCGACGGGTTACGGGCCAGCGCGAAAAAACAGGGCCTGTGGGCGCTGGGCCACCCGGCCGAACTCGGCGGCGGCGGCCTGTCGTTCCGCGAGTTCGTGCTGGTCAACGAAATCATCGGCCGGTCCCGGTGGGGGCAGCTGGCGCTGGGCACGGTGTCCATGCAGGACTCGATCATGCTGCACCGGTTCGCGACCGAACAGCAGCAGGCGCGCTGGCTGAACCCGCTGGTCGCCGGGGAGATCATGCCGAGCGTGGGGATGACCGAGCCGGAGGTCGCCGGGTCCGACCCGACGCTGATCCGCGCCACCGCCCGCCTCGACGGCGACGAATGGGTGATCGACGCCCACAAGTGGTTCACGACCGGCGCGTCGGTCGCGGCGTTCACGACGGTGTTCGTCCGCACCGAACCGGACGACGCACCACCGCACCGGGCGCTCTCGGCGATCATCGTCCCGAAAGGCACCCCGGGGTTCGAGATCGTGCGGGTCGTCCCGACGATGGGCGGCACCAGCGGCGACCACTGCGAGCTGCGGCTGACCGGGGTGCGGGTGCCGCGGGAGAACCTGCTGGGCGAGCGCGGCGGCGGGTTCGCGGTCGCGCAGGTGCGGCTGGGGCCGGGGCGGATCTTCCACGCGATGCGCTGGCTCGGGCAGGCCCAGCGGGCGTTCGAGCTGATGCTCGACCGCGCCGGGACCCGGTACGCGCACGGGTCGGTGCTCGGCGAGAAAGGTGAGATCCAGCGGTACATCGCGGAGTCGGCGGCGGAGATCCAGGCGGCGCGGCTGCTGGTGCTCGACGCCGCCGACGCCTACGACGCCGACGGCCGCGCACGGGACCAGATCGCGATCGCGAAGTTCTGGGTGGCGCGGGTGCTGCACGAGGTCATCGACCGCGCGATCCAGGTCCACGGTGCGCTCGGCGTCACCGGCGACACACCCCTGGAGGAGATGTACCGGGAGGCCCGCTACGCGCGGATCTACGACGGGCCCGACGAGGTGCACCGGATGACCGTGGCGCGGCGGCTGCTGGCCGACCCGAGCCGCGCCCCGTGGCTGCGCACCGACCGCACCGACGCTGCCGACGGGACCGGGGGTGCGGGCAGTGCCGGCTGA
- a CDS encoding tyrosine-type recombinase/integrase, translating to MKALKDGSSEIVFAHHVAGEVARPSEVDHTISAETARRIASAIPANTVRAYAGDRAAFRRWCALVGRTPLPATAETAAEYATYLAVGGALQADGSRNGPAAPRTIERALSAIRTEHRENGYGDGPDLLGARRVIKSHRRDRSDRGIRDRQAAVLTVDNLRAMVDACDPDTLAGTRDRALIVLGFSMMVRRSELVALNTLGDITDTHYGLDVLIRWSKTDQDAIGEQVPVHYGSNPRTCPVRLLRAWRRRLAEVRPEEGPLWMPIDKLDRLPHMPGYCGKRGTGRLSGKAVGLILQDAARKAGVSTEKLSAHSLRASGATAAYLAGSDVLVISRRGRWKDGSPVVYRYIREADRGKVDPMAGVL from the coding sequence ATGAAGGCCTTGAAAGACGGATCAAGCGAAATCGTTTTCGCGCATCACGTCGCCGGCGAAGTCGCACGACCGTCCGAGGTCGACCACACGATCTCCGCGGAGACGGCCCGGAGGATCGCCAGCGCGATTCCCGCGAACACCGTCCGCGCGTATGCCGGGGACCGCGCGGCGTTCCGCCGCTGGTGCGCCCTCGTCGGACGCACCCCACTCCCGGCCACCGCCGAGACGGCCGCGGAGTACGCCACCTACCTGGCAGTCGGCGGCGCCCTGCAGGCCGACGGCTCCCGCAACGGCCCGGCGGCGCCGCGCACGATCGAGCGGGCACTGTCGGCGATCCGCACCGAACACCGCGAGAACGGCTACGGCGACGGTCCGGACCTGCTCGGCGCCCGCCGCGTCATCAAGTCCCACCGCCGGGACCGCAGCGACCGGGGTATCCGGGACCGGCAGGCTGCCGTACTCACCGTCGACAACCTCCGCGCGATGGTCGACGCGTGCGACCCGGACACGCTCGCCGGCACCCGCGACCGCGCGTTGATCGTGCTCGGCTTCAGCATGATGGTCCGCCGCTCCGAACTGGTCGCGCTGAACACCCTCGGGGACATCACCGACACGCACTACGGCCTCGACGTGCTGATCCGGTGGTCGAAGACCGACCAGGACGCCATCGGCGAGCAGGTGCCGGTGCACTACGGGTCGAATCCACGGACCTGCCCGGTGCGGCTGCTCCGAGCCTGGCGGCGACGGCTCGCGGAGGTCCGCCCGGAGGAGGGTCCGCTGTGGATGCCGATCGACAAGCTGGACCGGCTCCCCCACATGCCCGGCTACTGCGGGAAACGCGGCACCGGCCGGCTGTCCGGCAAGGCGGTCGGCCTGATCCTGCAGGACGCCGCCCGGAAGGCCGGTGTCAGCACCGAGAAACTCTCGGCCCACTCGCTGCGCGCGAGCGGCGCCACTGCCGCGTACCTGGCGGGCAGCGATGTGCTGGTGATCTCCCGTCGTGGCCGGTGGAAAGACGGCTCACCGGTGGTCTACCGGTACATCCGGGAAGCCGACCGGGGAAAGGTCGACCCGATGGCCGGGGTGCTGTGA
- a CDS encoding alpha/beta hydrolase, translating to MSYDRIPYLVVFPDSSTHRDTYGGVGEHVALESYLLRPHRPSDTVLVFMHPIGGGAYLPMVTALARAGHHVIYCGSRYRGVDSALIMEKVVEDLGACVRDARDRLGYANVVLAGWSGGGALSLYYQQQARHPTVTAPPGGGPPDLTALNLIPADAVLLLAAHVSRHGTLTEWLDASVLDESDPTVRNPALDLYGADGPQPPYGAAFLETYRAAQIARNRRITAWVRSELDRLPADEERGFVVHGTMADPRWLDPAVDPNDRQPGRCYLGDPRIVNNGPVGLARFTTLRSWLSQWSYDEARGDGVRCAADVGVPTLVIGNSADDACTPSHTRRLFDAVGHPDRALHVVQGATHYYAGPDQQPRRAEAVGVVTGWLADRGLAPAALLREGAS from the coding sequence ATGAGCTACGACCGGATCCCGTACCTGGTGGTGTTCCCCGACAGCTCCACCCACCGGGACACCTACGGCGGCGTCGGTGAGCACGTCGCGCTGGAGAGCTATCTGCTCAGGCCGCACCGGCCGAGCGACACGGTGCTGGTGTTCATGCACCCGATCGGCGGCGGCGCGTATCTGCCGATGGTGACGGCGCTGGCCCGCGCCGGGCATCACGTCATCTACTGCGGCAGCCGGTACCGGGGGGTGGATTCGGCGCTGATCATGGAGAAGGTCGTCGAGGACCTCGGCGCGTGCGTGCGGGACGCCCGCGACCGCCTCGGGTACGCGAACGTCGTGCTGGCCGGGTGGAGCGGCGGCGGGGCGCTGTCGCTCTACTACCAGCAGCAGGCGCGGCACCCGACGGTGACCGCGCCACCGGGCGGCGGCCCACCGGACCTCACGGCCCTGAACCTGATCCCGGCCGACGCGGTGCTGCTGCTGGCCGCGCACGTCAGCCGGCACGGGACGCTGACCGAGTGGCTCGACGCGTCGGTCCTCGACGAGTCCGACCCGACCGTCCGGAACCCCGCGCTGGACCTGTACGGCGCGGACGGGCCGCAGCCGCCCTACGGCGCGGCGTTCCTCGAGACCTACCGGGCGGCGCAGATCGCCCGCAACCGGCGGATCACCGCGTGGGTGCGGTCCGAGCTGGACCGGCTGCCCGCCGACGAGGAACGGGGCTTCGTGGTGCACGGCACGATGGCCGACCCGCGCTGGCTGGACCCGGCGGTCGACCCCAACGACCGGCAGCCGGGCCGCTGTTATCTGGGAGATCCGCGGATCGTGAACAACGGCCCGGTCGGCCTGGCGCGATTCACCACGCTCCGCAGCTGGCTGTCCCAGTGGAGTTACGACGAGGCCCGCGGCGACGGGGTGCGCTGCGCCGCCGACGTCGGGGTCCCGACGCTGGTGATCGGTAACAGCGCCGACGACGCCTGCACCCCCAGCCACACCCGGCGGCTGTTCGACGCGGTCGGCCACCCCGACCGGGCCCTGCACGTCGTCCAGGGCGCCACCCACTACTACGCCGGACCTGACCAGCAACCCAGGCGCGCCGAGGCGGTCGGCGTCGTCACCGGCTGGCTCGCCGACCGCGGCCTCGCACCGGCCGCTCTGCTCCGGGAGGGAGCCTCGTGA
- a CDS encoding isochorismatase family protein: protein MPLTDLDPRVALVVIDLQNGTVGRPGLGPLPGPEVVANTAQLAAAFRAAGKPVVLVTNTSLTGPDAPPGRTEFGSGGGELPAGFEDLVAELDGHPEDLRVTKRTWGAFHGTDLDLRLRRRGVTQVVLAGVATSIGVDTSAREAYAHGYSVVIASDAVTDVNPDAHALTTSWVFRILGQQATTAEIRSLVAEGGS from the coding sequence ATGCCGCTGACCGACCTGGACCCGCGCGTCGCGCTGGTCGTCATCGATCTGCAGAACGGCACCGTCGGCCGGCCCGGTCTCGGGCCGCTGCCCGGGCCGGAGGTGGTGGCGAACACCGCGCAGCTGGCGGCGGCGTTCCGCGCGGCGGGCAAACCGGTGGTGCTGGTCACCAACACGTCGCTGACCGGCCCGGACGCCCCGCCCGGCCGGACGGAGTTCGGGTCCGGTGGTGGTGAGCTGCCGGCGGGGTTCGAGGACCTGGTCGCGGAGCTGGACGGTCACCCGGAGGATCTGCGGGTCACCAAACGCACGTGGGGCGCGTTTCACGGCACCGACCTGGACCTGCGGCTGCGGCGCCGGGGCGTCACCCAGGTGGTGCTGGCCGGGGTGGCGACGAGCATCGGGGTGGACACCTCGGCCCGGGAGGCGTACGCGCACGGCTATTCGGTGGTGATCGCCTCGGACGCGGTCACCGACGTCAACCCGGACGCGCACGCGCTGACGACGTCCTGGGTGTTCCGGATCCTCGGGCAGCAGGCCACCACGGCGGAAATCCGGTCGCTGGTGGCGGAGGGCGGCTCGTAG
- the add gene encoding adenosine deaminase: MRDLTLLPKAHLHVHLESTLRPGTLAELAAAHGVTLPAPGGRFDGFRAFADHGALVRSCLREPEDFTRVAEEFCADEAAQGVGSVEVTFTAASHGERLGDPRMPLEAVLAGLKAGQAAHGIEVRVLLDHSRRRPVGRFRASLALAQSSADVVGVGVAGEESYPLAPFAAVCDEARDAGLHLVHHAGEACGAASIREALTAGHAERLGHGIRILEDPELVAAVRDGGVPLEVCPSSNVALGLVRSWAEHPLPALVEAGLAVTLNTDVPAVIGATLTGEYARVREVFGATDAELARLAMAGVDASFAPASTKERLRAGIAAWLAS; the protein is encoded by the coding sequence GTGCGCGATCTGACCCTGCTGCCCAAGGCCCACCTGCACGTCCACCTGGAGAGCACGCTGCGTCCGGGTACCCTCGCCGAGCTCGCCGCCGCCCACGGGGTGACGCTGCCGGCCCCGGGTGGCCGGTTCGACGGGTTCCGGGCGTTCGCCGACCACGGTGCGCTGGTGCGTAGTTGCCTGCGTGAGCCGGAGGACTTCACCCGGGTGGCCGAGGAGTTCTGCGCCGATGAGGCCGCGCAGGGCGTCGGCTCTGTGGAGGTGACGTTCACCGCGGCGTCCCACGGGGAGCGTCTGGGTGATCCGCGGATGCCCCTGGAGGCGGTCCTGGCCGGCCTGAAGGCCGGCCAGGCCGCGCACGGCATCGAGGTGCGGGTCCTGCTGGATCATTCCCGCCGCCGGCCGGTCGGCCGGTTCCGCGCGTCACTGGCCCTGGCCCAATCGTCTGCGGACGTCGTGGGCGTGGGCGTCGCCGGTGAGGAGAGTTACCCGCTGGCGCCGTTCGCCGCGGTGTGCGACGAGGCCCGGGACGCCGGGCTGCACCTGGTGCATCACGCCGGGGAGGCGTGCGGCGCGGCGTCGATTCGGGAGGCGTTGACGGCCGGGCACGCCGAGCGGCTCGGGCACGGCATCCGGATCCTTGAGGATCCGGAGCTGGTGGCCGCGGTGCGGGACGGGGGTGTGCCGCTGGAGGTGTGCCCGTCATCGAACGTGGCGCTGGGGCTGGTGCGTTCCTGGGCGGAGCATCCGCTGCCGGCGCTGGTCGAGGCGGGCCTGGCCGTGACGCTGAACACGGATGTCCCGGCGGTGATCGGGGCGACGCTGACCGGGGAGTACGCGCGCGTGCGGGAGGTGTTCGGGGCGACGGATGCGGAGCTGGCGCGGCTGGCCATGGCCGGGGTGGACGCGTCGTTCGCGCCGGCGTCCACGAAGGAGCGCCTGCGCGCCGGGATCGCGGCCTGGCTCGCGTCCTGA
- a CDS encoding homogentisate 1,2-dioxygenase, producing the protein MESFVQLRRGNTPRRIHADLDGLKDDELGRSGFTGRTAHLYRRHDPTDYRAVGPLAGVDVLVDGLTPADGTDGAGTPLLLFDNPDCRISLSGRAAPHPFYVRNVDGDELYFVHQGTGTFVTEFGDLAYRPGDYVYLPKATTYRQVPDAPTTAVIVETTDELRVPPAGALGRFFPFDSALAVVPEPRVVEDDGRDEYEVRLYHSGGCTQLFYPHDPCDVEGWRGDNFPFTFNVADYTVVASESVHLPPTVHLFLQATGVAVLNFLPRPAEAVPGTERYPWYHRNADHDEIAFFHGGSVFGVDVPPGLLSHTPQGLHHGAPENARERARRRFAEYDRVEWKIIAVDTRRRLTPSPELLAAVGRG; encoded by the coding sequence ATGGAGTCCTTCGTCCAGCTGCGCCGCGGGAACACGCCCCGGCGGATCCACGCCGATCTCGACGGCCTCAAGGATGACGAACTGGGCCGCAGCGGTTTCACCGGCCGCACCGCGCATCTGTACCGGCGGCACGACCCGACCGACTACCGGGCGGTGGGGCCGCTGGCCGGCGTCGATGTGCTGGTGGACGGGTTGACGCCGGCGGACGGGACCGACGGGGCGGGGACGCCGCTGTTGCTGTTCGACAACCCGGACTGCCGGATTTCGCTGAGTGGCCGGGCGGCACCGCACCCGTTCTACGTGCGGAACGTCGACGGTGACGAGCTGTACTTCGTCCATCAGGGAACGGGCACGTTCGTGACCGAGTTCGGGGACCTGGCCTACCGGCCGGGTGACTACGTGTACCTGCCGAAGGCCACCACCTACCGGCAGGTTCCCGACGCGCCGACGACCGCGGTGATCGTGGAGACCACCGACGAGCTGCGGGTGCCGCCGGCGGGGGCGCTGGGGCGGTTCTTCCCGTTCGACAGCGCGCTGGCGGTGGTGCCGGAGCCGCGGGTCGTGGAGGACGACGGGCGCGACGAGTACGAGGTGCGGCTGTATCACTCCGGTGGGTGCACGCAGCTGTTCTATCCGCATGACCCGTGTGACGTCGAAGGGTGGCGGGGAGACAATTTCCCGTTCACGTTCAACGTCGCCGACTACACGGTGGTGGCGTCCGAGAGCGTGCACCTGCCGCCGACCGTGCACTTATTTTTGCAGGCCACGGGCGTGGCGGTGCTGAATTTCCTGCCGCGTCCGGCGGAGGCGGTACCGGGCACCGAACGGTATCCGTGGTACCACCGCAACGCCGACCACGACGAGATCGCGTTCTTCCACGGCGGCAGCGTGTTCGGCGTCGACGTGCCGCCGGGGCTGCTGTCGCACACCCCGCAGGGCCTGCACCACGGCGCGCCGGAGAACGCGCGGGAACGGGCCCGCCGCCGGTTCGCCGAGTACGACCGGGTGGAGTGGAAGATCATCGCGGTCGACACCCGCCGCCGCCTGACCCCGAGCCCGGAACTGCTGGCTGCCGTGGGCCGCGGATGA
- a CDS encoding DMT family transporter — MTATTQPRADQTTTNLRTLGAVSFTVAAWASAFIGIRWVGEHYTAGPLAFGRLLVGTLALGAALAATRRWVPPTRREWALILLCGIAWFGIYNVALNDAERRVDAGTAAMLVNLGPILIALFAGLLLREGFPRWLLIGAAVAFTGVILIGVPSARQSDADALGVALCLVAAVTYAIGVLAQKPTLRRLPALQVTWLACTIGTLTCVPYAPGFARELTDSPTGATAGLVYLGLVPTALAFGTWAYALSRMDAGRLGITTYVVPPLAVLGGWALLGETPAALALVGGAVCLAGVALSRRREKVSAA; from the coding sequence GTGACCGCAACGACCCAACCACGCGCCGACCAAACCACCACCAACCTGCGCACCCTCGGCGCCGTCAGCTTCACCGTCGCCGCCTGGGCCTCCGCCTTCATCGGCATCCGCTGGGTCGGCGAACACTACACCGCAGGCCCCCTCGCCTTCGGCCGCCTCCTCGTCGGCACCCTCGCACTCGGCGCCGCCCTCGCCGCCACCCGCCGCTGGGTACCCCCCACCCGCCGCGAATGGGCACTCATCCTGCTCTGCGGCATCGCCTGGTTCGGCATCTACAACGTCGCCCTCAACGACGCCGAACGCCGCGTCGACGCCGGCACCGCCGCCATGCTCGTCAACCTCGGCCCCATCCTCATCGCCCTGTTCGCCGGACTCCTGCTCCGCGAAGGCTTCCCCCGCTGGCTCCTCATCGGCGCCGCCGTCGCCTTCACCGGCGTCATCCTCATCGGCGTCCCCTCCGCCCGCCAGAGCGACGCCGACGCCCTCGGGGTCGCACTCTGCCTCGTCGCCGCCGTCACCTACGCCATCGGCGTCCTCGCCCAGAAACCCACCCTCCGGCGCCTCCCCGCCCTCCAAGTCACCTGGCTCGCCTGCACCATCGGAACCCTCACCTGCGTCCCCTACGCACCCGGTTTCGCCCGCGAACTCACCGACAGCCCTACCGGAGCCACCGCAGGCCTCGTGTACCTCGGACTCGTCCCGACCGCACTGGCCTTCGGCACCTGGGCCTACGCACTCAGCCGCATGGACGCCGGACGACTCGGCATCACCACCTACGTCGTCCCGCCGCTCGCCGTCCTCGGCGGATGGGCACTCCTCGGCGAAACACCGGCCGCGCTCGCGCTCGTCGGCGGAGCCGTGTGCCTGGCCGGCGTGGCCCTGTCCCGCCGCCGCGAAAAGGTCAGTGCCGCGTAG
- a CDS encoding MarR family winged helix-turn-helix transcriptional regulator, producing the protein MSGVEGSAVRAARDVQVAFSRLRRRWRDVSDIRGLTPSQASVLTVLGKDGPASASALAAKEGVRPQSMAATLAVLDTQGLIRRDPDPDDGRRQVVSLTGAGRAWHEGNRVAREEWLVQALHERLTEDERRTVIAAMALLERAARP; encoded by the coding sequence GTGAGCGGCGTGGAGGGTTCCGCGGTCCGTGCCGCCCGGGACGTCCAGGTGGCGTTCAGCCGTCTGCGGCGCCGCTGGCGGGACGTGTCCGACATCCGGGGGCTGACGCCGTCGCAGGCGTCGGTCCTGACCGTGCTGGGCAAGGACGGCCCGGCGTCGGCGAGCGCGCTGGCGGCGAAGGAGGGGGTGCGGCCGCAGTCGATGGCCGCGACCCTCGCGGTCCTCGACACCCAGGGCCTGATCCGCCGTGACCCCGACCCCGACGACGGGCGGCGGCAGGTGGTGTCGCTGACCGGCGCGGGCCGGGCGTGGCACGAGGGCAACCGGGTGGCGCGGGAGGAGTGGCTGGTGCAGGCCTTGCACGAGCGGCTCACCGAGGACGAGCGGCGCACGGTGATCGCGGCGATGGCCCTCCTGGAGCGGGCGGCGCGCCCGTGA
- a CDS encoding DUF4180 domain-containing protein — MQLLRVDAEGAVLGDERAVMDLIGDAFAERAEWVVVPVERLGPEFFRLRSGVAGAVVQKFANYRLGLAVVGDISRYVAASEALRDFVRESNRGRQLWFVPDEAALEERLGEFIR, encoded by the coding sequence GTGCAGTTGTTGCGGGTGGACGCCGAGGGTGCGGTTCTGGGTGACGAGCGGGCGGTGATGGACCTGATCGGGGATGCGTTCGCGGAGCGTGCGGAGTGGGTGGTGGTGCCGGTGGAGCGGCTGGGGCCGGAGTTCTTCCGGTTGCGGTCGGGGGTGGCCGGTGCGGTGGTGCAGAAGTTCGCGAACTACCGGCTGGGTCTGGCGGTGGTGGGTGACATCAGCCGCTATGTGGCGGCCAGTGAGGCGTTGCGGGATTTTGTGCGGGAGAGCAACCGTGGCCGGCAGTTGTGGTTCGTGCCGGACGAGGCGGCGCTGGAGGAACGCCTCGGTGAATTCATCAGGTAA
- a CDS encoding phosphotransferase family protein, with protein sequence MPADPAYPAPADPGVEPAREALRVRLSQLWGTRVTVVASARLTGGASRETLRVRVAADGRSRDLVLRRDVLPQAPPDALAREAAALRAAAAAGVPVPAVVDAGPALGGHPYLVMEYVDGEVLPRRLLRDAAYATVRTTLAGALGEIAARIHTADPAGVAGLTRPDPLGLLRELADDDDTPRPAVELGLAWLAARTPPAAPDTLVHGDLRNGNVLVGPEGVRAVLDWELVHAGDPVEDLGWLCVKAWRFGSPEPVGGFGSRAQLLDGYEQVAGWRPAEEQLRWWEVYGTLRWVLLCRRQALAFLRGDRESLEHAVIGRRVCEAEFDLLLALGLTEPSPPPADPAPGPRGAGRSPHDAPDAGHLIATVAGAFTDGTFGDAYLTRVAANALRIAGRELALGPVLADRHRARLDALGLTDDAALAAAIRGGDTTGPVTTAVVDAVRDKLAVANPRYLGQPG encoded by the coding sequence GTGCCGGCTGACCCGGCGTACCCGGCGCCGGCCGACCCGGGGGTCGAGCCCGCGCGGGAGGCGCTGCGGGTCCGCCTGTCGCAGCTGTGGGGCACCCGGGTGACGGTGGTGGCCTCGGCGCGGCTGACCGGCGGCGCCAGCCGCGAGACCCTCCGGGTCCGCGTCGCCGCCGACGGCCGGTCCCGTGACCTGGTGCTGCGCCGCGACGTGCTGCCGCAGGCCCCGCCGGACGCGCTGGCGCGCGAGGCCGCCGCGTTGCGCGCCGCGGCGGCCGCTGGTGTGCCGGTCCCGGCGGTGGTCGACGCCGGGCCCGCGCTGGGCGGTCACCCGTACCTGGTGATGGAGTACGTCGACGGGGAGGTCCTGCCGCGACGGTTGCTGCGTGACGCGGCGTACGCGACGGTCCGGACGACACTCGCCGGTGCCCTCGGGGAGATCGCCGCCCGCATCCACACCGCCGACCCGGCGGGGGTCGCCGGTCTGACCCGCCCGGACCCGCTGGGCCTGCTGCGGGAACTGGCCGACGACGACGACACACCGCGGCCCGCGGTCGAGCTGGGGCTGGCGTGGCTGGCCGCCCGCACCCCGCCCGCGGCACCGGACACGCTCGTCCACGGTGACCTGCGCAACGGCAACGTCCTGGTCGGACCGGAGGGGGTACGCGCGGTCCTGGACTGGGAACTGGTGCACGCCGGTGACCCGGTGGAGGACCTGGGCTGGTTGTGCGTGAAGGCGTGGCGGTTCGGGTCGCCCGAGCCGGTCGGCGGGTTCGGGTCCCGCGCCCAGCTGCTCGACGGGTACGAGCAGGTCGCGGGGTGGCGGCCGGCCGAGGAGCAGCTGCGCTGGTGGGAGGTGTACGGGACGCTGCGCTGGGTGCTGCTGTGCCGCCGGCAGGCGCTGGCGTTCCTGCGCGGGGACCGGGAGTCGCTGGAGCACGCGGTGATCGGGCGGCGGGTCTGCGAGGCCGAGTTCGACCTGCTGCTGGCGCTCGGGCTGACCGAGCCGTCGCCCCCACCGGCCGACCCGGCACCCGGGCCGCGGGGCGCCGGGCGCAGCCCGCACGACGCCCCGGACGCCGGGCACCTGATCGCGACGGTCGCCGGGGCGTTCACCGACGGGACGTTCGGCGACGCCTACCTGACGCGGGTCGCGGCCAACGCGCTGCGCATCGCCGGGCGTGAACTGGCGCTGGGGCCGGTGCTCGCCGACCGGCACCGCGCCCGCCTAGACGCGCTCGGCCTGACCGACGACGCGGCGCTGGCCGCCGCGATCCGCGGCGGCGACACCACCGGCCCGGTCACCACCGCCGTGGTGGACGCCGTCCGCGACAAGCTGGCAGTGGCCAACCCCCGCTACCTCGGGCAGCCCGGCTGA
- a CDS encoding SigE family RNA polymerase sigma factor: protein MEEQFDAFYAAHFRPISVQLYAYFGAAADANDLTQEAFCRAWERWDQVRAYDDPAGWVRRVAWRLAVSRWRRARTALAHRAALAAPPTGQDGGETVDLVRALAALPPDQRRAVVLRHVADLSVAEIAADAGVPEGTVKSWLSRGRVTLRRALAETTALTTEG, encoded by the coding sequence GTGGAGGAGCAGTTCGACGCGTTCTACGCCGCGCATTTCCGGCCGATCAGCGTCCAGCTCTACGCGTACTTCGGGGCGGCCGCCGACGCCAACGACCTCACCCAGGAGGCGTTCTGCCGCGCCTGGGAACGCTGGGACCAGGTGCGCGCCTACGACGACCCGGCCGGGTGGGTGCGGCGGGTCGCGTGGCGGCTGGCGGTCAGCCGGTGGCGGCGGGCCCGCACCGCGCTCGCGCACCGGGCCGCGCTGGCCGCACCGCCGACCGGCCAGGACGGCGGAGAGACCGTCGATCTGGTGCGGGCGCTCGCCGCGTTACCACCCGACCAGCGGCGCGCGGTGGTGCTGCGCCACGTCGCCGACCTGTCGGTCGCCGAGATCGCCGCCGACGCCGGCGTCCCCGAAGGCACCGTCAAATCCTGGCTGTCCCGGGGCCGGGTGACGCTGCGCCGCGCGCTGGCCGAAACCACCGCACTCACGACGGAGGGCTGA
- a CDS encoding helix-turn-helix domain-containing protein, whose translation MREWYSVEQVAELLGLHVKTVRGYVREGRLPASRIGRQYRVAAADLEAFTGRPAPAVAAHVEVSAVVQIDGVDAAGMSRFSTLVLAAAGQSAADQGAAGGGPLRVQTVYDEERRSLRVVVFGSVGRTAELLRLIEALSGEVG comes from the coding sequence ATGAGGGAGTGGTACTCCGTGGAGCAAGTGGCGGAGCTGCTGGGTCTGCACGTGAAGACGGTGCGCGGGTACGTGCGGGAGGGCCGGTTGCCGGCGTCGCGGATCGGGCGTCAGTACCGGGTCGCGGCGGCGGATCTGGAGGCGTTCACGGGTCGCCCGGCGCCGGCGGTGGCTGCGCATGTCGAGGTGTCGGCGGTGGTGCAGATCGACGGCGTCGACGCGGCGGGGATGAGCCGGTTCTCGACGCTGGTGCTGGCGGCGGCGGGTCAGAGCGCGGCAGATCAGGGCGCGGCGGGCGGTGGGCCGCTGCGGGTGCAGACGGTGTACGACGAGGAGCGCCGGAGCCTGCGGGTGGTGGTGTTCGGGTCGGTGGGCCGGACGGCGGAGTTGCTGCGGCTGATCGAGGCGTTGTCGGGAGAGGTGGGCTGA